The following proteins are encoded in a genomic region of Burkholderia gladioli:
- a CDS encoding SDR family oxidoreductase produces MFANAGASTVAPFEAITEEYVADNLSLNFTGTFFTIQKTAPIIAKGGSIIVTTSFLNTIGFPGLSILAATKAATRSLVRTLGAELAPRGIRVNAVSPGAIATPFYSKIGLPDDALSQVAGDVTQKIALKRFGEPIELAKTALYLASDDSSYTTGTELVVDGGLTQF; encoded by the coding sequence CTGTTCGCCAACGCCGGCGCAAGCACGGTCGCCCCGTTCGAAGCGATAACGGAGGAGTATGTCGCGGACAACCTCTCCCTCAACTTCACCGGTACCTTCTTCACCATTCAGAAGACGGCTCCGATCATCGCCAAAGGCGGCAGCATTATCGTCACGACCTCGTTCCTCAATACGATCGGATTTCCGGGCTTGTCGATTCTCGCCGCCACCAAGGCCGCGACTCGCTCACTCGTGCGCACCCTCGGCGCGGAACTGGCGCCTCGCGGCATCCGCGTCAATGCCGTGAGCCCCGGCGCGATCGCGACGCCGTTCTACAGCAAGATCGGCTTGCCTGACGATGCTCTTTCCCAAGTCGCCGGCGACGTCACGCAGAAAATTGCCCTCAAGCGCTTCGGAGAACCGATTGAACTGGCGAAGACCGCGTTGTACCTGGCAAGCGATGATTCGTCATACACCACGGGCACCGAGCTGGTTGTCGATGGCGGGCTGACCCAGTTCTGA
- a CDS encoding LysR family transcriptional regulator, with protein sequence MDRLEAMAMLLATIETGSFSAAGRMMNVPVATLTRKVTDLEEQLGTRLLMRTTRKLSLTDAGLAYAVTARQILDLVSEQEREATGEFTAPRGELAITTPVRLGRLYVLPEIMNFLALFPEIDVKLTQSDRNVDLVDTHVDVAVRIGRLPDSNMIATRIGAFRTVVCASPALLRERGVPRTPAELARLPCVMYNGPMLSPDWTFRYPDTGLLVTVPISPRLQVSSADSAVDAAVRGFGFTQLLHYHVAEAIDAGELEIILDAFEVDPVPIQLVHVFRSVMPLKLRRFLDFVTPRLRESFSRFTKSA encoded by the coding sequence ATGGATAGGTTGGAAGCTATGGCGATGTTGCTCGCCACTATCGAAACCGGCAGTTTTTCTGCTGCCGGAAGAATGATGAACGTGCCGGTGGCCACGCTGACGCGTAAAGTCACGGATCTCGAGGAGCAATTAGGTACGCGCTTGCTCATGCGAACGACGCGCAAGTTGAGTCTGACGGATGCGGGGCTCGCTTATGCGGTGACGGCGCGGCAGATCCTGGATCTGGTGAGTGAACAGGAGCGTGAGGCGACGGGCGAATTCACGGCGCCGCGCGGAGAACTGGCCATTACCACACCGGTGCGGCTTGGGCGGCTTTACGTGCTGCCTGAAATCATGAATTTCCTGGCGCTGTTTCCGGAGATCGACGTGAAATTGACTCAATCGGATCGCAATGTCGATTTGGTCGATACGCATGTCGACGTCGCGGTTCGTATCGGCCGCCTGCCCGACAGCAACATGATTGCGACGCGGATTGGCGCATTTCGAACGGTGGTCTGTGCCAGCCCGGCCTTGCTGAGGGAACGTGGCGTGCCCCGAACGCCGGCCGAGCTCGCAAGGCTGCCCTGCGTGATGTACAACGGCCCGATGCTGTCGCCGGACTGGACATTCCGATATCCGGATACGGGGCTCTTGGTCACTGTCCCGATTTCGCCTCGGCTCCAGGTATCGTCCGCGGATTCCGCGGTGGATGCCGCCGTTCGCGGGTTCGGATTCACACAGTTGCTGCACTATCACGTCGCGGAGGCCATCGACGCCGGGGAATTGGAAATCATTCTGGACGCGTTCGAGGTCGATCCCGTCCCGATACAACTCGTGCACGTCTTCCGCAGCGTCATGCCCCTGAAGCTACGGCGCTTTCTCGATTTCGTGACGCCCAGACTCAGGGAGTCCTTCTCCCGATTCACCAAGTCGGCATGA
- a CDS encoding GlcG/HbpS family heme-binding protein, whose amino-acid sequence MGRVIILGENMSENKYTVAAVALLAVGTLFVESPAVAQVSISGYTLPMNIALDGALEAVRACTAKGYAVTATVVDVAGTPEVVLRGDHAVIHTKDSSYRKAYTAVSMGPIFHFDRTSQFWDVLAKYPPIGAQSLASTPNVTALPGGVAIKLRDETIAAIGVGGSPGGDKDEECAMAGVKRIESELMP is encoded by the coding sequence ATGGGACGCGTAATTATTCTTGGAGAAAACATGTCGGAAAATAAATATACGGTCGCCGCAGTCGCGCTCCTGGCCGTTGGTACTCTGTTTGTCGAATCACCGGCCGTTGCCCAGGTGTCGATTAGTGGTTATACATTGCCGATGAATATCGCACTCGACGGCGCGCTCGAGGCAGTCCGCGCCTGCACGGCAAAAGGATACGCCGTCACGGCGACGGTGGTGGACGTGGCCGGAACGCCTGAGGTCGTGCTGCGCGGCGATCATGCCGTCATCCACACCAAGGACTCTTCCTATCGCAAGGCCTACACGGCGGTGTCGATGGGGCCGATTTTCCACTTCGATCGCACCAGCCAGTTTTGGGATGTTCTCGCGAAGTATCCGCCGATTGGCGCGCAATCGCTGGCATCGACCCCGAATGTCACGGCCTTGCCGGGTGGTGTGGCAATCAAGCTGCGGGATGAAACCATCGCCGCGATTGGCGTTGGGGGATCTCCCGGCGGCGACAAGGACGAGGAGTGCGCGATGGCAGGTGTGAAGAGGATCGAAAGTGAATTGATGCCTTGA
- a CDS encoding MaoC/PaaZ C-terminal domain-containing protein, which yields MDMTNQSEDQKPARVLVPGEYGFNDLQIDDTYQTSGVTVTEAHVVGFAGLSGDLFDVHMDDEFAQAAGFPGRIAHGLLGLSLADGLKTRCPVRLKGIATLSWNWSFRAPLLIGDRIHVEVRIHAKRNTKRSDRGIVTLAMKVVNMRKEVVQEGETLLLVQV from the coding sequence ATGGACATGACAAACCAGTCGGAAGACCAGAAACCAGCGCGCGTGCTGGTGCCCGGCGAATATGGCTTCAACGACCTGCAGATCGACGACACGTACCAGACCAGCGGCGTGACCGTCACCGAAGCGCATGTGGTGGGATTCGCCGGCCTGTCCGGCGACCTGTTCGACGTCCACATGGATGACGAATTCGCGCAGGCAGCGGGTTTCCCGGGCCGGATAGCGCACGGGCTGCTGGGCTTGTCCCTCGCCGACGGCCTGAAAACGCGCTGCCCCGTCCGGCTCAAGGGAATCGCGACGCTGAGCTGGAACTGGTCGTTCCGCGCCCCCTTGCTCATCGGCGACCGGATCCATGTCGAGGTGCGAATTCATGCGAAACGCAACACCAAACGCAGCGATCGCGGCATCGTGACACTCGCCATGAAAGTCGTGAACATGCGCAAGGAAGTCGTGCAGGAAGGCGAAACGCTCCTGCTCGTGCAGGTGTGA
- a CDS encoding TetR/AcrR family transcriptional regulator translates to MREKIKQVATELLISRGFNGTSYGDIATRLGVTTTNIHYHFGNKQALVDEVVADYVAEARGRHLRIWLDQTTTLQEKLQKVVEYNFERYRQFNPTDHGTQSWSLIGRLRLESDVLSESARDMLASFTSSIHEGIRLAVDTAWHNGELRDDTPREDLAFLLINIVNSSSVFTHGTGGFDKLKLFFDAFSRVMLSAYAPDPKARRRSK, encoded by the coding sequence ATGCGCGAAAAGATCAAGCAGGTGGCGACGGAACTGCTGATCAGCCGCGGTTTCAACGGCACCAGCTACGGCGATATCGCCACCCGGCTCGGTGTGACGACCACCAATATCCACTACCACTTCGGCAACAAGCAGGCGCTGGTGGACGAGGTCGTGGCCGACTACGTGGCCGAGGCACGAGGGCGGCACCTGCGCATCTGGCTCGACCAGACCACCACCTTGCAGGAGAAGCTGCAAAAGGTGGTCGAGTACAACTTCGAGCGCTACCGGCAGTTCAACCCGACCGATCACGGCACTCAGTCCTGGAGCCTGATCGGCAGGTTGCGGCTCGAGAGCGACGTGCTGAGCGAGAGTGCGCGCGACATGCTCGCATCGTTCACCTCCTCGATTCATGAAGGGATCCGGCTCGCCGTGGACACGGCCTGGCACAACGGCGAACTGCGAGACGACACGCCGCGAGAGGATCTCGCCTTCCTGCTGATCAACATCGTGAACAGCTCGTCCGTGTTCACGCATGGCACCGGCGGCTTCGACAAATTGAAGCTGTTCTTCGATGCCTTCTCCCGCGTGATGTTGTCCGCCTACGCGCCGGACCCGAAAGCACGCCGTCGAAGCAAGTAA
- a CDS encoding acyl CoA:acetate/3-ketoacid CoA transferase, protein MQVLTADQATALIHDGDTIVIGGSGSGHAIPEALIEAVERRFLATAAPRSITSLHPVGLGDRSHRGISHFAHPGLLKRVVCGTVVDAPAVADMANRNEIEAYTLPQGALSQLMREIAAGRPGLLTHVGLHTFVDPRISGGKQSTRCTDDLVELVELKGREWLFYKPFDIDVAFLRGTTADQDGNISMEDEAVFGEMLSMAQATRRCGGIVIVQVKRLAQRGTLPGKTVKIPGMLVDVVVVEPDQHQTYQTRHDPAFAGQLRIPLGSFPTLPLDERKIVARRCAMELEADAICNVGSGICTGIGIVAAEENILEHIVLTNEQGLIGGAPANGLDAGASRNYWAMIDQPYQFDFYDGGGLDLAFLSAVEVDAQGSVNISRFANRVIGIGGFVNISQNARKMVFGGTFTAGGLQIATGDGQLAIVTEGKHRKFVEKLEQVSYSGPYGRERGQTTLFVTERAVFRSSSDGLELIEIAPGIDLERDILSQMGFRPLISPALRTMDERIFRAEPMGIAKNLAGKTRAPHPRLAASNGAAA, encoded by the coding sequence ATGCAGGTATTGACAGCCGATCAGGCAACAGCCTTGATCCATGACGGCGATACGATCGTTATCGGCGGTTCGGGGTCGGGACATGCCATCCCGGAAGCGCTGATCGAGGCGGTGGAGCGGCGCTTCCTGGCCACGGCGGCACCGCGTTCGATCACGTCGCTGCACCCGGTTGGACTGGGAGATCGCTCGCATCGCGGCATTTCGCATTTTGCGCACCCTGGCCTGCTCAAGCGCGTGGTGTGCGGCACCGTGGTCGACGCGCCGGCGGTTGCCGACATGGCCAACCGCAATGAAATCGAAGCCTACACGCTGCCGCAAGGCGCGCTTTCGCAACTGATGCGGGAAATCGCTGCGGGGCGCCCGGGGCTGCTGACCCACGTCGGACTGCATACCTTCGTCGACCCGCGCATCAGCGGCGGCAAGCAGAGCACGCGCTGCACCGACGACCTGGTCGAGCTGGTGGAACTCAAGGGGCGCGAATGGCTGTTCTACAAGCCGTTCGATATCGACGTGGCCTTCCTGCGCGGCACCACCGCCGATCAGGACGGCAATATCTCGATGGAAGACGAGGCCGTGTTCGGCGAGATGCTGTCGATGGCGCAAGCCACGCGACGTTGCGGCGGGATCGTGATCGTGCAGGTCAAGCGTCTCGCGCAGCGCGGCACCCTGCCGGGCAAGACCGTCAAGATTCCGGGCATGCTGGTGGACGTGGTAGTGGTCGAGCCGGACCAGCACCAGACCTACCAGACGCGTCACGACCCGGCTTTCGCGGGCCAACTGCGCATTCCGCTCGGCTCGTTCCCGACCCTGCCCCTGGACGAGCGGAAGATCGTCGCGCGACGCTGCGCGATGGAACTGGAAGCGGATGCGATCTGCAACGTGGGCTCGGGCATCTGCACGGGCATCGGCATCGTGGCCGCCGAGGAGAACATCCTCGAGCACATCGTGCTGACCAACGAGCAGGGCCTGATCGGCGGCGCACCGGCCAACGGCCTGGACGCCGGCGCCTCCCGCAACTACTGGGCGATGATCGATCAGCCCTACCAATTCGATTTCTACGACGGCGGCGGCCTCGATCTCGCCTTCCTCTCGGCGGTCGAGGTGGATGCGCAAGGCAGCGTGAATATCAGCCGGTTCGCCAACCGGGTGATCGGCATCGGCGGCTTCGTCAATATCAGCCAGAATGCCCGCAAGATGGTGTTCGGCGGCACATTTACCGCGGGCGGCCTGCAGATCGCCACCGGCGACGGCCAACTCGCCATCGTGACCGAGGGCAAGCATCGCAAGTTCGTCGAGAAGCTCGAACAGGTTTCCTATAGTGGTCCATATGGACGCGAGCGCGGCCAGACCACGCTGTTCGTCACTGAGCGGGCGGTGTTCCGCTCCTCGTCGGACGGGCTGGAGCTGATCGAGATTGCACCGGGCATCGATCTGGAACGCGACATCCTGAGCCAGATGGGATTCCGCCCGCTGATTTCCCCGGCGCTGCGGACGATGGACGAGCGCATCTTCAGGGCGGAGCCGATGGGAATCGCGAAGAATCTGGCGGGCAAGACGCGGGCGCCGCATCCGAGGCTCGCGGCCAGCAACGGGGCCGCGGCATGA
- a CDS encoding shikimate dehydrogenase family protein: protein MTTVQGIPGPLSGSTRVYAIVGDPIAQVASPRLFNTAFRERSADAVLVPLHVAPDALREVIDSFRAIRNFDGLVVTVPHKIAATEWVDELGPQARLTGALNTIRKTEDGRLIGENFDGEGFIRGLASRGQTLTGRRVLVIGAGGAGCAVAHAVAAAGADAIGVFDIDTRRCRALVDGIKTHRPGLDVFEAKPDAQGFDVIVNCTSIGMRPDDPLPLDITHLAGGALVADIILKPVMTPLLLAASERGCAIHQGPAMLEGQIDAVLDFFAVRAQT, encoded by the coding sequence ATGACGACCGTCCAGGGCATCCCCGGCCCGCTGTCCGGCAGCACGCGGGTCTATGCCATTGTCGGCGATCCGATCGCCCAGGTTGCATCGCCGCGCTTATTCAACACCGCCTTTCGCGAGCGCAGCGCCGATGCCGTGCTGGTGCCCTTGCATGTGGCGCCCGACGCGCTGCGGGAAGTGATCGACAGCTTCCGTGCGATCCGGAATTTCGACGGGCTGGTGGTGACCGTGCCGCACAAGATCGCGGCCACCGAGTGGGTCGACGAGCTGGGCCCCCAGGCCCGGCTCACCGGCGCGCTCAACACGATCCGGAAAACCGAGGATGGCCGATTGATCGGCGAAAACTTCGACGGGGAAGGCTTCATCCGGGGTTTGGCCTCGCGAGGACAGACGCTGACGGGACGTCGCGTGCTGGTCATCGGCGCGGGCGGAGCAGGTTGCGCGGTCGCGCACGCCGTCGCCGCGGCGGGCGCCGATGCGATCGGCGTGTTCGATATCGACACGCGACGTTGCCGGGCCCTGGTGGACGGCATCAAGACCCACCGGCCTGGCCTCGACGTTTTCGAGGCCAAGCCGGATGCACAGGGCTTCGACGTGATCGTCAACTGCACGTCGATCGGCATGCGCCCCGACGATCCGTTGCCGCTCGACATCACGCACCTGGCCGGAGGCGCGCTGGTCGCCGACATCATCCTGAAGCCGGTGATGACACCGCTGCTGCTGGCGGCGAGCGAGCGAGGCTGCGCCATCCACCAGGGCCCCGCCATGCTGGAAGGCCAGATCGACGCCGTCCTTGATTTCTTTGCCGTTCGTGCACAAACCTGA
- a CDS encoding dihydrodipicolinate synthase family protein — MSITLKLPAGDGTLQPYRLREATPFTAHQVRPQTARIAYSAAHVVADPFVSHDPSTQNAIDWEATMAYREYLWSLGLGVAEAMDTAQRGMGMDWPSSLELIKRSLEVARHTPGALIASGCGTDQLAPEDARSLDDVIRAYEEQMEAIEALGGTLIVMASRALARVAKSPSDYERVYDRILSQARQPVVLHWLGDMFDPALTGYWGTADLDDAMDTALGIIAAHAGKVDGIKISLLDKQKEIAMRRRLPEGVRMYTGDDFNYPELIAGDGIGASENHRQSHALLGIFDAIAPAAAVALGELAAGHIERYHEILQPTVPLARHIFGAPTRFYKTGVVFMAWLNGHQPHFTMVGGQQSARSLQHFVELFRLADAAGLLERPELAATRMKTLLAMNGVWDA; from the coding sequence ATGAGCATTACCTTGAAGCTCCCAGCCGGCGACGGCACCCTGCAGCCGTATCGACTGCGCGAAGCCACCCCGTTCACGGCGCACCAGGTACGCCCGCAAACCGCGCGAATCGCCTATTCGGCCGCGCACGTGGTGGCCGATCCGTTCGTCAGTCACGATCCCTCGACGCAGAACGCGATCGACTGGGAAGCGACGATGGCCTACCGGGAATACCTGTGGTCGCTCGGCCTCGGCGTCGCCGAAGCGATGGACACCGCCCAGCGCGGCATGGGAATGGACTGGCCCAGCTCGCTGGAACTGATCAAGCGTTCGCTGGAAGTGGCCAGGCACACGCCGGGCGCGCTGATCGCATCCGGATGCGGCACCGACCAGCTCGCGCCGGAGGACGCGCGCAGCTTGGACGACGTGATTCGCGCGTACGAGGAACAGATGGAGGCGATCGAAGCGCTGGGCGGAACGTTGATCGTCATGGCGAGCCGCGCGCTGGCGCGGGTAGCGAAATCGCCATCGGACTACGAACGCGTCTACGATCGCATCCTGAGCCAGGCACGGCAGCCGGTCGTGCTGCACTGGCTGGGCGATATGTTCGACCCCGCGCTGACAGGTTACTGGGGCACCGCGGATCTGGACGATGCGATGGATACCGCCCTCGGCATCATCGCCGCCCATGCCGGCAAGGTCGACGGGATCAAGATCTCGCTGCTCGACAAGCAGAAGGAAATCGCCATGCGCCGCCGTCTGCCGGAAGGCGTTCGGATGTACACGGGGGACGATTTCAACTATCCCGAGCTGATCGCCGGAGACGGGATCGGCGCATCGGAGAACCATCGGCAAAGCCACGCGCTGCTTGGCATCTTCGACGCCATTGCGCCGGCCGCGGCCGTCGCGCTCGGAGAATTGGCCGCGGGGCATATCGAGCGCTATCACGAGATCCTGCAACCGACGGTTCCGCTGGCACGGCACATCTTCGGCGCGCCCACGCGCTTCTACAAGACGGGCGTGGTCTTCATGGCCTGGCTCAATGGCCATCAGCCGCACTTCACCATGGTGGGGGGCCAGCAAAGCGCTCGCTCGCTGCAGCATTTCGTGGAGCTGTTCCGGCTGGCGGACGCGGCAGGCCTGCTCGAGCGTCCCGAGCTCGCCGCCACGCGCATGAAAACCTTGCTGGCGATGAACGGAGTGTGGGATGCGTGA
- a CDS encoding sugar phosphate isomerase/epimerase family protein produces the protein MRDLSQDHRWLSINTATVRQWPLDRIIEECGRRQIRAISPWRDQVAAVGSASVARLLRDTGIVLSGYCRGGMFPASTALGRQQAIDDNRRAIDEARELNAPCLVLVVGGLPAGSASKDIGAAREQVRDGIEQVLDYARSVHMPLAIEPLHPMYAADRACVNTLEQALDLCDELDPEKTGALGVAVDVYHVWWDPKLKAQIDRAGRARLLAFHVCDWLVPTRDLLNDRGMMGDGVIDIPTIRTWVEATGYEGFNEVEIFSSENWGKRDGGDVLDICIERHASAI, from the coding sequence ATGCGTGATCTGTCCCAGGATCACCGCTGGCTGTCCATCAATACGGCCACGGTCCGGCAATGGCCGCTCGATCGAATCATCGAGGAATGCGGCCGGCGCCAGATCCGCGCGATCTCGCCCTGGCGCGATCAGGTCGCGGCGGTGGGAAGCGCAAGCGTGGCCCGGCTTCTGCGGGACACCGGCATCGTGTTGTCCGGCTACTGCCGTGGCGGCATGTTCCCGGCATCGACGGCGCTCGGGCGGCAGCAGGCGATCGACGACAACCGCCGCGCCATCGACGAGGCGCGCGAGTTGAATGCGCCGTGCCTGGTGCTGGTGGTCGGCGGTTTGCCGGCCGGGTCGGCAAGCAAGGATATCGGCGCCGCGCGCGAACAGGTTCGCGACGGCATCGAGCAGGTTCTCGACTACGCGCGCAGCGTTCACATGCCGCTGGCGATCGAGCCGCTGCATCCGATGTACGCGGCCGATCGCGCGTGCGTGAATACGCTGGAGCAGGCCCTGGATCTCTGCGACGAACTGGATCCGGAAAAAACCGGCGCGCTGGGTGTCGCGGTGGATGTCTATCACGTGTGGTGGGATCCGAAGCTGAAGGCGCAGATCGATCGCGCGGGTCGCGCTCGCCTGCTGGCCTTTCACGTCTGCGACTGGCTGGTGCCCACGCGCGACCTGCTCAACGATCGGGGCATGATGGGCGATGGCGTGATCGACATCCCGACGATCCGAACCTGGGTTGAAGCAACGGGATACGAAGGTTTCAACGAGGTCGAAATCTTCTCGAGTGAAAACTGGGGTAAGCGCGACGGCGGCGACGTTCTCGACATCTGCATCGAACGTCACGCCAGCGCAATATGA
- a CDS encoding MFS transporter: protein MIESAKAQAGADPGRRWYREISLGQWGVLIGVWCVWALDAFDFLLVTFVLTDIAKAFSVAPSTASLLILATFGVRWLGGLMFGSLSDRIGRKIPLLIALAWFTVGGALTGIAWSFASILVFRLLLGFGMAPIFALGSTIIAETWPEKHRAIGIGMLDAGWGIGAILAAIVYGLVYPHFGWRVLFFVGIVPSAILGWLLYRYLPESPMWQRSQQQAKAGGRWPAFRLFAEHPWLVLVLALMLIFLQFAAWPLQGLLPTFLKGLNFSAATISWLTSASAVGQIFGFSASGFVVEYLGRKKGLALLLILGSASVYALVSSVNVMPLAVVFAFFSGFFIVGAGGCYATIIAENLPGNVRGSGVGFIYNIGVFGGGIAPYVVLSSIRTLHLDMAVGIWVFTLIGVLLGLAIIFGFVKETKGVSLLHVD, encoded by the coding sequence ATGATTGAATCGGCAAAAGCACAAGCCGGGGCGGATCCCGGGCGGCGGTGGTATCGCGAGATCAGCCTCGGCCAATGGGGCGTATTGATCGGCGTGTGGTGCGTCTGGGCGCTGGACGCCTTCGATTTCCTGCTGGTCACCTTCGTGCTGACGGACATCGCCAAGGCATTCAGCGTGGCGCCCAGCACGGCTTCGCTGTTGATCCTGGCCACCTTCGGCGTGCGATGGCTGGGGGGGTTGATGTTCGGCAGCCTGAGCGATCGCATCGGTCGCAAGATTCCGCTGCTGATCGCGCTGGCATGGTTCACGGTAGGTGGCGCGCTGACCGGCATCGCGTGGAGCTTCGCATCGATACTCGTGTTCCGCCTGTTGCTCGGCTTCGGGATGGCGCCGATCTTCGCGCTGGGTTCCACCATCATCGCGGAAACCTGGCCGGAAAAGCATCGCGCGATCGGCATCGGCATGCTCGACGCCGGCTGGGGTATCGGCGCGATCCTGGCTGCGATCGTCTATGGCCTGGTCTATCCGCATTTCGGATGGCGCGTGCTGTTCTTCGTCGGCATCGTTCCCAGCGCCATCCTGGGCTGGCTGCTGTATCGCTATCTGCCCGAATCCCCGATGTGGCAACGCAGCCAGCAGCAGGCCAAGGCGGGCGGCCGCTGGCCCGCGTTCCGCCTGTTCGCGGAGCATCCCTGGCTGGTGCTGGTACTCGCCCTGATGCTGATCTTCCTGCAGTTCGCCGCCTGGCCGCTGCAAGGGCTGCTGCCCACCTTCCTGAAGGGGCTCAACTTCAGTGCCGCGACGATCAGTTGGCTGACCAGCGCCTCGGCGGTGGGGCAGATCTTCGGGTTTTCCGCGTCGGGTTTCGTCGTGGAATATCTCGGGCGCAAGAAAGGCCTGGCCTTGCTGTTGATTCTGGGCAGCGCGAGCGTCTATGCCTTGGTCAGTTCGGTGAACGTCATGCCGCTGGCCGTTGTCTTCGCGTTTTTCTCGGGCTTCTTTATTGTCGGCGCGGGCGGCTGCTACGCAACGATCATCGCGGAAAACCTGCCCGGCAACGTGCGCGGTTCCGGCGTCGGCTTCATCTACAACATCGGCGTGTTCGGCGGCGGTATCGCGCCCTACGTCGTGCTGTCGTCGATCCGCACTCTCCATCTCGACATGGCGGTCGGCATATGGGTCTTCACCTTGATCGGTGTCCTGCTGGGGCTCGCGATCATCTTCGGTTTCGTGAAAGAGACAAAAGGCGTGTCGCTATTGCATGTCGACTGA
- a CDS encoding porin, translated as MKRTYVALCGTTLLCASHAYAQSSVALYGIIDEGVQFISNNKNVVNGHNVGGRQFNLDSTNGINGSRWGLRGSEDLGGGLAAIFTLESGVNLNNGQLGQGGAEFGRQAFVGLSSSRFGAVTLGRQYDSVFYFVQPVSTMGYYGSALFSHPGDLDNLNNSLRLNNTIRYTSPKYRGFSFGGEWSLGGQPGNITGGSGYNAGLTYANGPITIAAAYEYFKNPTGTAGSTGFFTGNPNGATQLSGVLNSGYASASSYQVVTGGATYQIGNMLIGAAYSNVAYGNITALGGNTAKFNTGEIGIKYKFSPTFYAGIGYEYTKGSAVGNGAGGSVGNQHFNQLGLIADYFVSKRTDFYAGATLQKASGISSTGAAAVANIGNLGDSSNTRQAYVRFAIRTRF; from the coding sequence ATGAAACGAACTTATGTCGCGTTATGCGGCACAACCCTGTTGTGCGCATCGCATGCCTATGCCCAGAGCTCCGTGGCGCTCTACGGCATTATCGACGAGGGCGTGCAATTCATCAGCAACAACAAGAACGTGGTGAATGGCCACAATGTCGGCGGGCGGCAGTTCAATCTCGACTCGACCAACGGCATCAACGGCAGCCGATGGGGGCTGAGGGGCAGCGAGGATCTCGGCGGCGGGCTGGCGGCGATCTTCACGCTCGAATCCGGCGTGAACCTGAACAATGGCCAGCTCGGGCAAGGCGGCGCCGAGTTCGGCCGACAGGCATTCGTGGGCCTGTCCAGCAGCCGCTTCGGTGCCGTGACACTCGGCCGGCAATATGACTCGGTCTTCTACTTCGTGCAGCCCGTCTCGACGATGGGCTACTACGGCAGCGCGCTGTTCTCGCATCCCGGCGACCTCGACAACCTGAACAATTCGCTGCGGCTCAACAACACGATCCGTTACACCAGCCCGAAGTATCGCGGATTCAGCTTCGGTGGCGAATGGAGCCTCGGCGGCCAGCCCGGCAACATCACCGGCGGCAGCGGATACAACGCCGGCCTCACCTACGCCAATGGACCGATCACGATCGCCGCCGCCTACGAGTACTTCAAGAACCCGACCGGAACGGCAGGCAGTACCGGCTTCTTCACGGGCAACCCCAATGGCGCGACACAGCTCAGCGGCGTGCTCAATAGCGGTTATGCGAGCGCGTCCTCGTATCAGGTGGTCACCGGCGGGGCCACCTATCAGATCGGCAACATGCTGATCGGCGCCGCGTATTCGAACGTCGCGTATGGCAACATCACCGCGCTCGGCGGCAATACCGCGAAATTCAATACCGGCGAGATCGGCATCAAATACAAGTTCTCGCCCACGTTTTATGCGGGTATCGGCTACGAGTACACCAAGGGCAGCGCCGTCGGCAACGGTGCCGGCGGCTCGGTGGGGAACCAGCACTTCAACCAATTGGGCTTGATCGCCGACTACTTCGTCTCCAAGCGAACGGATTTCTACGCCGGGGCGACCTTGCAGAAAGCGTCCGGCATCTCGTCGACGGGCGCCGCCGCGGTGGCGAACATCGGCAACCTGGGGGATTCCTCCAATACGCGCCAGGCTTATGTGCGTTTCGCAATCCGTACGCGCTTTTAA
- a CDS encoding LysR family transcriptional regulator, producing the protein MAFDARLLNGAGVLAAIVETGSFVRASEALGVTSSAISRTSFAIGEALRPFARMHGSHRAAWRPGAARRRS; encoded by the coding sequence ATGGCATTCGATGCGCGGCTGCTGAACGGCGCCGGCGTGCTGGCGGCGATCGTCGAGACCGGCAGCTTCGTGCGCGCGTCGGAAGCGCTCGGCGTGACTTCGTCGGCGATCAGCCGAACAAGTTTCGCGATTGGCGAAGCGCTGCGGCCGTTTGCGCGGATGCACGGTTCGCATCGAGCAGCGTGGCGGCCAGGGGCAGCGCGGCGGCGGTCTTGA